A stretch of Kyrpidia spormannii DNA encodes these proteins:
- a CDS encoding DevR family CRISPR-associated autoregulator, whose protein sequence is MRGSSIGISGLVTLDLHSLNNEGAEGNYLQTRLVQIVGEDQQLYTVNAVSGDMMKHIQAEHLYHIALEQELSLCGPCKRFDANRIVADDDFAASFGAKALDSEVLSRALEWCVLDDLEGILITREIGGTKRSIGRKSAVEFGWLVGKPDTTRTDEYFHVKYAPEGRGKGSGERTGAENTGQNIFHRPASSGRYAAVVNLDLFRVGRNDITLEYVLPPEERLKRQKALLESVLYTFLKPSGAHRNTQNPHIVGFEGCLSVSTTTQPAPLTSALNSRFIEEMSRIADVLNKRRPGSVQVIPFGSLGEFAEHMSELIDRLEV, encoded by the coding sequence ATGAGAGGTTCTTCCATCGGGATCTCTGGCTTGGTGACGTTGGACTTGCACTCGTTAAACAACGAGGGTGCGGAAGGGAATTATCTTCAGACCCGTTTGGTCCAGATCGTGGGTGAGGACCAACAGCTGTATACTGTGAATGCGGTGAGCGGGGACATGATGAAGCACATTCAGGCAGAACACCTGTATCACATCGCTTTGGAGCAGGAGTTGTCCTTGTGTGGACCGTGCAAAAGATTTGACGCCAATCGCATTGTAGCGGACGATGATTTTGCGGCGTCGTTTGGCGCCAAAGCCCTGGACTCGGAGGTGCTCAGCCGGGCTCTGGAATGGTGTGTGCTGGATGATCTGGAGGGAATTTTGATCACCCGGGAAATCGGCGGGACAAAGCGTTCCATCGGGCGCAAGTCTGCCGTGGAGTTTGGGTGGTTGGTCGGAAAGCCCGATACAACGCGGACCGATGAGTATTTTCATGTCAAATACGCCCCGGAAGGACGGGGAAAGGGATCCGGTGAGAGAACCGGGGCAGAAAATACCGGACAAAATATATTTCACCGGCCGGCGTCTTCCGGACGGTATGCGGCGGTCGTCAACCTCGACCTATTTCGGGTCGGACGCAACGACATCACGTTGGAGTACGTATTGCCGCCCGAGGAAAGGTTGAAACGGCAGAAAGCGTTGTTGGAAAGCGTGTTGTACACGTTTTTAAAGCCGTCTGGAGCGCATCGGAATACCCAGAATCCTCATATCGTAGGTTTCGAAGGATGCCTGTCGGTGTCCACCACGACCCAGCCCGCTCCCCTCACCAGTGCGCTCAACAGTCGTTTTATCGAAGAAATGTCTCGGATCGCGGATGTACTTAATAAGCGCAGACCCGGGAGTGTGCAGGTGATTCCTTTTGGTTCTCTCGGCGAATTCGCCGAACACATGAGTGAACTGATCGATCGGCTTGAGGTGTGA
- the cas3 gene encoding CRISPR-associated helicase Cas3', which yields MLEEDLLREWVGEQAALYPYQKKVCQVLRAGKHAVVHAPTGAGKTWAVLLPFVAAHRQGKRFADRVLYALPMRTLAYQLWKSTAEMCEKVAPDLRVTLQTGEHREDVYFEGDICFTTIDQLLSSYLMMPVSLSPALDNINAGVLLGALVIFDEVHLFDPERAWKTVIEMTGRLKNVTQFVLMTATLTKESLERLHRHLGGEWIAVSQEELAMMPSHRDKERRWRWVSRPLTADDVLARHRGGRSLVICNTVTRAQELYKELDSRLSEEKVGSGGYGRPELFLLHSRFLREDRAAVEAKLRPYFGPDAVQSNAILISTQVVEAGVDISADVEHTELAPANALIQRGGRSARYKPPRHRGDVYVYELPVNERGESKAGPYRTRTELQWLERTRAYLEARSGEIFSFIDENAWLQEVHREETEVLQAQIERILGLTKSVGEVMTDGERSALAKLVRNIHHIQVAITDHPEEIDFDQRPELFSIPVTALFGLLGDRFGETTGTDSEHSYVWVPREGKEEESGIRLDWQRRPLTKEVITQAWLLALPPHMARYDRRVGLEIGVQGNEIPIHYFGKRTVPRSLYKAETFRDHVDRVVSEVRAHTARHPVGSRKLAEVMEADLGAMPWSVEDLCVWAAVFHDAGKLSAEWQSAMRGWMERFFPDDPAHRTGLPLAHGRTVEDPAIMAEQRNPSFKRPPHAVQGAVWFLRSAAVLAERVNAVRMDEEALRGLLFALASVVARHHQARAEKWYPVRWDRKAREEMDQVLRLHGVPFPADIVDYAADEAEYLTGLFIRPDSPNCTPGMLFLYWFAVRALRLADQKATREWATECI from the coding sequence ATGTTGGAAGAGGACCTTCTGCGTGAATGGGTCGGGGAACAGGCGGCGCTGTATCCTTATCAGAAAAAAGTGTGCCAGGTGTTGCGAGCCGGCAAACACGCGGTGGTGCATGCGCCTACCGGGGCGGGGAAGACGTGGGCCGTGTTGTTGCCCTTCGTGGCCGCCCATCGGCAGGGGAAGCGTTTCGCCGACCGTGTGCTCTATGCGCTCCCGATGCGGACGCTGGCCTATCAGTTGTGGAAGTCGACTGCGGAAATGTGTGAGAAAGTGGCTCCGGATCTGCGGGTGACGCTGCAAACAGGGGAGCACCGCGAAGACGTCTATTTTGAAGGAGACATTTGCTTCACCACGATTGACCAACTTCTCTCTTCCTATTTAATGATGCCCGTTTCCCTCTCGCCGGCTTTGGACAACATCAACGCGGGCGTTCTGTTGGGCGCTTTGGTCATTTTCGACGAGGTGCACCTGTTTGACCCCGAGCGAGCCTGGAAAACTGTGATTGAAATGACCGGCCGTCTCAAGAACGTTACCCAGTTTGTGCTGATGACCGCCACGCTGACCAAGGAGAGTTTGGAACGGCTCCACCGACACCTGGGCGGTGAGTGGATTGCGGTGTCACAAGAAGAGTTGGCGATGATGCCGAGTCATCGCGACAAGGAGCGCCGCTGGCGCTGGGTGAGTCGGCCGCTGACGGCGGATGACGTGTTGGCTCGGCACCGAGGCGGTCGGAGCCTGGTCATCTGCAATACTGTCACCCGGGCGCAGGAGCTGTACAAAGAGCTGGACTCCCGATTGAGCGAGGAAAAAGTGGGCAGCGGGGGGTATGGGCGTCCCGAATTGTTTCTGTTGCACAGCCGGTTTCTCCGGGAGGATCGCGCAGCGGTGGAGGCAAAGTTGCGGCCGTATTTCGGGCCCGATGCTGTGCAGAGCAATGCGATTCTAATCAGCACCCAGGTGGTGGAGGCCGGAGTGGATATCAGTGCCGATGTGGAACATACCGAGTTGGCGCCGGCCAACGCCCTGATTCAGCGTGGAGGGCGCAGTGCCCGATACAAGCCCCCGCGCCACCGAGGCGATGTATACGTGTACGAGTTGCCCGTGAATGAGCGGGGAGAATCGAAGGCAGGCCCGTACCGCACGAGAACGGAACTGCAATGGCTGGAGAGGACCCGGGCTTATCTGGAAGCCCGATCGGGAGAGATTTTCTCATTCATAGATGAAAATGCCTGGTTACAAGAGGTGCATCGGGAAGAGACGGAGGTTCTTCAGGCCCAGATCGAGCGGATTCTTGGTCTGACAAAGTCCGTTGGAGAGGTGATGACCGACGGAGAACGCAGTGCTTTGGCAAAACTGGTTCGGAATATTCATCATATTCAGGTGGCTATCACCGATCATCCCGAAGAGATCGACTTTGATCAGAGGCCGGAGTTGTTTTCCATTCCAGTGACGGCCCTGTTTGGATTGTTGGGTGATCGCTTCGGGGAAACGACGGGGACAGATTCAGAGCACTCGTACGTATGGGTTCCGCGGGAGGGGAAGGAAGAGGAATCCGGCATTCGTTTGGATTGGCAAAGGAGGCCGCTGACCAAAGAGGTCATCACACAAGCCTGGCTACTGGCATTGCCGCCTCACATGGCGCGGTACGACCGCCGGGTCGGCCTTGAGATCGGGGTTCAAGGCAATGAGATCCCGATCCACTATTTCGGAAAACGCACGGTGCCTCGGAGCTTGTATAAAGCTGAGACGTTCCGGGACCATGTGGATCGGGTGGTGTCCGAAGTGCGTGCTCACACGGCCCGACATCCTGTGGGGAGCCGAAAGCTCGCCGAGGTCATGGAAGCGGATTTAGGCGCGATGCCGTGGAGTGTGGAAGATCTGTGCGTGTGGGCGGCGGTGTTCCACGACGCGGGAAAATTATCGGCGGAATGGCAATCGGCGATGAGGGGGTGGATGGAGCGATTTTTTCCGGATGATCCGGCCCATAGAACAGGTCTTCCTTTGGCGCACGGTCGAACCGTGGAAGACCCGGCGATCATGGCTGAACAGCGCAACCCCTCGTTCAAACGTCCCCCCCACGCCGTCCAAGGGGCGGTTTGGTTCTTGCGATCGGCCGCGGTGTTGGCGGAGCGAGTGAACGCCGTAAGAATGGATGAGGAAGCCCTGAGGGGATTGTTGTTTGCTCTGGCCTCCGTTGTGGCTCGTCATCACCAGGCCCGGGCGGAAAAATGGTACCCGGTGCGGTGGGACCGGAAGGCGCGGGAAGAAATGGACCAGGTGTTACGTCTTCACGGCGTTCCCTTTCCGGCGGACATTGTCGACTACGCCGCGGATGAGGCGGAATACCTGACCGGTCTGTTCATCCGGCCAGACTCGCCGAATTGTACGCCCGGCATGTTGTTTTTGTATTGGTTTGCGGTGCGGGCATTAAGGTTGGCAGATCAGAAGGCGACCCGGGAGTGGGCGACGGAATGCATATAA
- the cas4a gene encoding type I-A CRISPR-associated protein Cas4/Csa1, giving the protein MEGVYFLTEDDRKKLLYHWLPESRAADVVEDLRGWNWYRPPLEPPFEGADRVWRLRMGEAAGKGCPTGRDVYVRRILQVEPEVSEQAVLAGFYHEVVHQVVYRAKRGVYTYDTDWGRIMAEMTAAGDEWESWVRRLPIGVRDKAATTGRRLWDFEAERIFVRLPETVSCHPHLSADAMVARALPVVTGQRIDGSYLGLSRHLRVDVGTWAEPMVVNVKFGVPRPEDKLAGAGYALAMEAALEVPVNLGCVVYVSMDDQRIGIEREFYLIDDALRQMFVEARDERMYNLMYRRDPGQPQECPVSCGFINVCHGAATQSGCLHPPDAAVVSQSTVNKPKTVDEIESSEVSATDLRREGRDGKAGAKKKDKAPSSVDSPAETA; this is encoded by the coding sequence ATGGAAGGCGTGTATTTTCTCACCGAGGATGACCGAAAGAAGTTGCTGTACCATTGGCTTCCAGAATCGAGAGCGGCCGATGTCGTGGAGGATTTGCGTGGGTGGAATTGGTACCGCCCGCCTCTTGAGCCTCCGTTTGAGGGGGCGGACCGGGTGTGGCGACTCCGGATGGGGGAGGCTGCCGGAAAGGGGTGCCCAACCGGGAGGGATGTATATGTTCGCCGCATTCTGCAGGTCGAACCGGAAGTTTCGGAGCAGGCGGTGTTGGCCGGTTTTTATCATGAGGTGGTTCACCAGGTGGTGTATCGCGCGAAACGCGGCGTGTACACGTATGACACCGACTGGGGACGGATCATGGCCGAAATGACGGCCGCCGGCGACGAGTGGGAGTCATGGGTCCGCCGGTTGCCCATCGGCGTGCGGGACAAAGCCGCAACAACCGGTCGACGTCTGTGGGATTTTGAAGCGGAGCGCATATTTGTCCGATTGCCGGAGACGGTTTCTTGCCATCCGCACCTGTCCGCAGATGCCATGGTGGCAAGGGCACTCCCTGTCGTGACCGGGCAGCGGATCGACGGTTCGTACCTCGGGTTGAGTCGACATTTAAGGGTGGATGTGGGTACCTGGGCGGAACCCATGGTGGTGAACGTTAAGTTCGGGGTGCCGCGGCCAGAGGACAAGTTGGCAGGGGCGGGTTATGCACTGGCCATGGAAGCGGCCTTGGAGGTGCCGGTGAATCTGGGATGTGTCGTCTATGTTTCGATGGACGACCAGAGGATTGGGATTGAAAGAGAATTCTATTTGATCGACGATGCTCTGCGGCAGATGTTTGTCGAAGCACGCGATGAGCGGATGTATAACTTGATGTACCGGCGGGATCCTGGACAACCCCAAGAATGTCCGGTTTCGTGCGGATTTATTAACGTCTGTCACGGCGCTGCGACACAGAGCGGCTGTTTGCATCCGCCGGACGCCGCCGTGGTTTCGCAATCCACCGTCAATAAACCAAAAACTGTCGACGAGATAGAGTCTTCCGAAGTCTCAGCTACCGACCTCAGGCGCGAGGGTCGCGACGGGAAAGCGGGAGCGAAGAAAAAGGACAAGGCCCCTTCGTCAGTGGATTCTCCTGCCGAGACGGCCTGA
- the cas4 gene encoding CRISPR-associated protein Cas4, giving the protein MRTCDAWFTVGDIKQYAYCPRIPYFRHVMRVPFHLSYSMQVGKQRHVQEELLERRRGFRKFGGGNGRKHFEVYLQSERLRLTGKLDLLIELHHGSTIPGENASRPSTGVKAGRDVREWIPVEIKVSDRQTFGKNAAYQLVAYGLLVEESYGAPVREGWLYNADTKRIQVVTFTAGARQYVGRILSRLHQIVAAEMFLPPWSRKRCVHCEFRGYCNDLS; this is encoded by the coding sequence ATGAGGACATGTGACGCCTGGTTCACCGTTGGTGACATCAAACAGTATGCCTACTGCCCCCGAATTCCGTATTTTCGCCATGTGATGAGGGTGCCGTTCCACCTGTCGTATTCGATGCAGGTCGGCAAGCAACGGCACGTTCAAGAAGAGCTTTTGGAGCGGCGAAGGGGCTTTCGGAAGTTTGGGGGTGGCAACGGTCGGAAACATTTTGAGGTGTATCTTCAGAGCGAACGGCTGAGGCTTACGGGAAAACTGGATTTGTTGATTGAACTTCACCACGGTTCCACCATACCCGGGGAAAATGCGAGCCGGCCGTCGACGGGTGTTAAGGCCGGGCGTGATGTTCGAGAGTGGATTCCCGTGGAGATCAAAGTGTCTGATCGGCAAACGTTTGGTAAGAACGCGGCGTATCAGTTGGTTGCGTACGGGTTATTGGTGGAAGAAAGTTATGGGGCGCCGGTACGTGAAGGCTGGTTATACAATGCGGATACCAAACGGATTCAGGTGGTCACGTTCACCGCAGGGGCGCGACAGTATGTCGGCCGCATCTTGTCGCGTCTGCATCAAATTGTGGCTGCAGAGATGTTCTTGCCGCCATGGAGTCGAAAACGGTGTGTTCATTGCGAATTTCGGGGCTATTGTAACGATCTCTCTTGA
- the cas2 gene encoding CRISPR-associated endonuclease Cas2, translating to MHVLVIYDVEDDRIRHRISEVCKDYGLVRTQYSAFRGVLSSTRRSELVLRLRWTLGDKDGKIEVYSLCDRDVRLVQEIVVGQVGRPDVRLSRGWGYRDEDM from the coding sequence GATGTGGAGGACGACCGGATCCGTCATCGCATCAGTGAAGTGTGCAAAGATTATGGACTTGTGCGAACCCAGTACAGCGCTTTTCGGGGTGTGCTGTCGTCGACGCGGCGAAGTGAACTGGTCCTGCGCCTGCGTTGGACTCTTGGAGACAAGGACGGCAAAATCGAGGTGTATTCTCTTTGTGATCGGGATGTGCGTCTCGTTCAGGAAATCGTCGTCGGACAGGTGGGCCGACCGGATGTACGCCTCTCCCGGGGATGGGGGTATCGCGATGAGGACATGTGA